The DNA window CATTTGCAAGGTTGATTCTTATCGAAATATTCAGAACTTATAAATACTGCTAGATTACTTACCGAACCTCATGTTCCTTTTCTAAAGACAATGAAACTccaattttgtttaagttttatttttcttacaatacGCCAGGTTTATGGAAAACTTGATAACGAAAgaattgatttgaaaatcaTCTATAAAGAAATGTTAGAATTGCGGGAGACCGTTCAGAAATTGGATAATGTCGTTCAAAAACAAAGTGCCCGGATATGCGATCTTGAAACAACAGTTACTATCCAAAGTAACCATATTCAAGATTTAATGACCGATAAGAAGACTGACATAGAATACCGTCGGAAACTGGAACGTCGTTTGAAAgtgattgaaaataattttgttgggAAATTTTTTGATCCGAAGGATTATGTTGCGAAAAGCAGTAATATTTCTCCACAAGAAAATGTGGATAAGCAGGAAAATACGGATTATAAAAGTGGAATAGATGGATTGGTCAAAGAAATTGTTAATCCTAAATTGAATGCAATTTTTCGGAAAGGTAACTTAAAGGTTTAAACTCTCTcactttgatattttgataaagGATAGTATAACTGTCGATTCTAGACTTAAAAGTAGTTTGTTTGTAAAAGTACATAATAAACTAATaattcaattgaaattaaaataccccaaaaaacataatttaaaatttcaccTCAACAGtcatgaaaaaagatttttttgtaaagatgaacatatttaaaacaacattttaatttcCAGGTAACacttcaatttcaaatttttggtaCTAATTCACAAACGCTGCGAGTATTTTTTTATTGCGATTGTTCAATGCGAAAGTATATATTACGATTTCAAAAAATTCTGCATGCAAAAAAtgcattcaaaatttaaaatgcaatttttttgcGACATCTATCCAATCGCAATTTTCGCAACAATAAAAACTTTGCAAaagtttctgaatttacagtatctatTTGAATTTAACGCATACAGAAATCGTCCATGAACACAGTTTAAGCATTCCAATAAAGAATTGTGGCCatctttttttaccaatttcatgagggtctggatgggggtttacagaatagagaataattcACCGAAAGTGGAGAATAAAGGGAAAACATATACAGAATAGGGGAAAATAGGCAAacaagaatagagaataataagggtgctgaaatataaagaatagtgaataatgaaaataaaatacagaatcAGACAAAAATGGCCTAAAACTTTAAGAATACAACAATTGAACATCGCTTTAGACATTGTTCTTCGTCTAAAAAATAACAATGCTACATGTagcaaacattttcaatttagtTAACTTAAGCGAAGTTATAAATACACAATACCTGTAAAAATAACAGAATACCTCATGTCAaggggcattatttttttttttgcgattacaaagcaaaaaaaaacaaaggcaaaattacaaaatacaaaatactgttAATATAATGCAAATGAAAGAATATGGTGTTatcaatttatgacaaaaactCAATACACTGGCTGTTGAAGGCAAAATCGAATGATAAAGTTCGAGGTAAAGTAACTAACTACACGACTCTCATTTTTCAGAGCGTTTTGTTTTATCACAAGATAACATAGCCAGCGATGGACTTGTTGCGTTCTATTCCTACATGTCCCATCCAGAAATTAACCCTAGTGCTCATCTAACATTAATATACGACGTCTCCGTTACCAATGTAGGAAACGGATACAACCACGTGACCGGAATCTTCACCGCACCAACAAGTGGGGTTTACGTATTCATATGGGTAACCCGAGTTTATTTCGGGGAACATCCTACCCAACTCATGATAAACAACGCTGTTTATGGGGTCACCTTCCTTCGAGCAAGGGATGGCGGTGATGGCTCTGTAAGTGGGACCGTTGTGGCAAGCGTTACCAAAGGCGATTCGGTCTTTGTGCGCGTTCATTCTTCATATGCTGGTGATGGATACATTCATAGTAATGAGCATGGTTGGCCATCATTTTCTGGCTGGCTATTACGTTGAATTCCAAGGAGAATTGATTATTGGAAAAGAAACaattcgaaataaaaaaaatctagaagTAAAGAATAGTTTCTGATTTGATCGCTCTGATGCAAAGACTTTCTTGTCAGGGAAAACAGCCACTTTTCAATAATATTGCTTTGATTCAATGAGGTCTCAAATGTCTTCTGATTCTgattatataatacaaattaacttttaaattgaGTCCACTACATAAAAGAAGGACATGTGGTATACTTTCCAATGATATAACCGTCTTAGCGAACGATACCAAaggaatatttaaacaaataagtcgaaaacaaactgacaatgcaatGGCAAATCATTAAAATCgaccaaaagacaaaatcagtTACTAACTGTATACagaacacaacatagaaaactaaagattgagcAACACTAACCataccaaaaactgggggtgatgaAGCTAATGTGCacaggaagggtaagcagatcctgttcaaCATGTCAAAAGGCCATAGGACATGGATTTAAACAATAATAGatcatcgtacgaccttcaacaatgagcaaaacgtAAACCGTtaagtaagcaaaaaaatgaaacattttaaaagagaaaactaacttAAGCTAGTAATATATGACGCAaatcaaatatgacagacagcaaCCAACAACATCCATCGTTTTTCTACAATATACAAAAcgaaaatcaaaagatcaaatataaaaaaagaagatgtggtatgattgccaatgagacaactgtccacaagagagcAAATGACACAAATGACACATAAAGTTCATTTCCGTCAAACAGATGCTgcacgtttaataaaatttgtccCGGTCTTTATTCTTCAGAACTCAATTCtcataaattataaacaattagcgttgaataaaacatttgttacCGATTTCAGTGTGTCTAACATGTGTTTCTGGATTGACTGACAACAGGTACACTCGAAACGAAAATGTTCCTGAAGCAAAACATATTAGAGAGTTGGATgacatgatttcatttcatCTACATTGagcttgtatttaaaaaattagagCATTCTTACATGGAGTATAGTTTACTATATCGttattataaagtaaaaaaaatctattgtatgtatttacaaataatttgttaCTCCATCTCAACGGGGAATATGTTGTGATTACAAATCCCCAAACAATTAACACCGGCACATGTGTGTGTATAAAaaggaagatttggtatgatttccaatgagacaactctttacaagagaccaaatgacacagaaattaacaactatatatcaccgtacggccttgaacaatgagcaaagtccataccgcatagtcagctataaaaggccccgaaatgacaaatgttaaacaattcaaaatgagaaaactgacggcctaaTTTGTGTAcgaaaatgaacgaaaaacaaatatgtaacacagcaacaaacgaccaccactgaattacaggctcctgacttgagacggGCACAAACATACAGATTGTGGCggaattaaacatgtttgcggGATGTCTGTTCCAAGTCAAGAAACACGtcagttgttgtttgtttttgtcataaaatagcaattataatgcaattattttgcaTCAATGGTGGTGATTGGATGTCAATaagcgtaaaattctctatctccCTGTCTGTAACTACGGAAGCAGACATTTTGAATTCCAGAATGTATTGACATGCAATTTCCCtattaaaaagcaaaataactcaCATTTTACACCTagaaatcttctttttatcaaattgtattACATTATGAAGCGGGCACAGCTTCAAATACAAGACAGTAATcgcaaaattgtgttttgaatttaaaataggGGGATGTGTGGTGGTAGATCTTTGATGGCCTCTGTAAGTTAAGTCATATTTTTGTTCGACTATAGGCGGTTTAGAGACATATTTTCCCCAGCGGGTTGATAATATCCGCTTACACATGGACGAACAACTTAAAAATTGTTGGCGGGTTAACCGGGGACCAATTCTGGACAAACAACTTCGATTCCTAACAAATAATACTTTCGGATAGTTAGGCCAACAAGTCCCACCAAATGTTATTTTATGATGATAGAGCTATTTATTGGCTACaagagttcatttttttttatcgtacaTGTTTCGATTTTGGACCAACATCAATTATTATAGGTTATTACCGAGAAATCTATCTAAGTGTGTTACTGACTAACGAACATTAGAATTACCTAATACACTAAGTTCCTTATCGTACCTTTTCAAAAAGGTCGAACAGTACTATCACAAATGAAGTATATACTACGTATCACATTGCATGAAGATTAAAAATTGTCACACCTTTACTGTGCTCAAAATACCAAAAGTCATTGTCTGGTTGTAAAGATCATCATGATAATATTGTAGTCTtagataataattttcaaggTTCAGATTACACGAATTTGAGTTGTCTATAAATGATTAACATACATAGGGCTCAGTCATTACAAACCATAGAAAATTCAACTGCTCTTGTTGATATGTAATAGTCTATTGCCCTTAATTAACATTGTTATTAGAAATCCCTTTTATGAGTTGTTTCTCTTAGAAGGGACAAACCTTTCCACTGACAATGAAGAGCTAGTGAAAAGAGCAAGTTTATCTGAGCGCAATGTGTAAAATCTTTCAGTTGTGTGAAATTCGTTAATTTCATTTAATCGTTTGTTTAGCTTTAAACTTTTTATACCAATAACATTGAGCATGGAAATTAAGAATGtttcaaagggacaacaacccgaccaaagagcagaaaacagtcgaaggccaccaatgggtcttcaacacagctaGAAAATCCCACATCCGGAGTCGGGTTTCAGCTGGCCTCtacacaaaaatgtgtactagttcagtgaaaatggacattatactccaaaatatataaatgaactaaaattaaaaatcatacaagacttacgaaggacagaggctcctgacttgcgacaggcgcaaaaatgcaacGGGAGTTAACATGTTTAGTGAGATCTCAAACCTCCCCTATACATTTACCTCTAGCccatgaagaagaaaaaaaccacacagcaatacgcacagtaaaactcagtttaaaagaagtccgagtctgatgtcagaaaaggtaacaaaagaaactaagcaaaatgacaattatacataaattaacaaaggacctCTAGCAGTTATACTGACATGCCATTTcaagacctcaattaaactgattgaaagattatgtcttcatcatattccaatcaagcacaatccctcACGTTAGGGGTTACGTATATATCATACCATCattaaatatatgagaagaacataacccgtataATGCCAAactggttttaaaataaatgtgttttttttcgatgcaaagaccctatgagtgaatcaatattaataccaaaataTGCCATATTTAATGATCtaacaacagtatcgtaactatatcccttctgaataagtctgtttaaaggtttggttAGGTTTAGAGGTGAAtaccgacatttttgtgcttagtaaagaatattaccataaaagattggatgtgaaatacctgaacgtataagatttgtgcatgttgatttatatttacgaatgatgtccttgtaccgatgataaaatttagacAATGTTTTGACTTGTTTGTGATATCAAAAATCCTGGTGTtataatacagagatttttttcgttaaaatcaaatacgttgttacatacacgagcgaatcgaacaagttgagatataCAAACACCATTAGATGGTGACAAGAGAATGTCACCTTCTACAAAttgataattaacaataggaaatgaaaaatcatctcttttatcataaattttggtattaaattgttattttattttacattgaaattgGTAATCACgcctattaaaaaaaaagtcatgtatTTCATTCTCATCTTTTCATGCTTTGCATAGGCAGCAGACCGTTTTTGTACTGTACAGAACCAGTCTACAATTGACAAAGGGAAAGAACTTGTGTTAAAAGTGGATACTTACAGAATCAAACGGTAATAGGCAAAAAGACTATAtataagataaagaaaaatCTCAACAGAATTTCTAAGCGCGTTGTAATTTGAAGGgtcttttttattgaattttcaaaatcataccATACATTTAAACAAAGGGATTGGACAAAAGGCAACGCCAATATAAATCCGTTCCCAAACAAAATTGTGATTCAGGGTAGGCAACCCCTTCTCTCTTTTcgatcttcaacaatgaacatgtGACTAtgcaatatataaaacatgaagaTACCGGGAGTTAATATGCGTCTGAATATGAAGTAATTTCGAGTCTGTATTTTTGCTGGTCAGCTTCTTTCGACTCAtaagttttgaatatttcatatatagaACAGGATCATTTAGCGCTTGGTATAGTCTAAGACACCTCTTAGAGACCAGTACTGTAGTTGACTTCTTTTGTAGTTCAATTAATTTCTTCGTTTGGctgctgtctcattgatgtatatcCAACATATGCTTATATTCGTATGTGTAGGTTAAGGACGTTAGTCAGTGTcctctttcaaatattttcttttttttcaatatcttgAGAGGAGGGGAGCAATGTCTATCCTCGCCTTGGATCCTACGCACCTGAACAGAGATATGAAAAGTTCATTTACAAGGTTCATTTTAATCGAAACTTTCAGACCGAGATAAATACTATCAAATTCCATACCACACCTTTTCTATAGAAAAAGATTCTCAAATGTGTCTCAGTTTTGTGTGTCTTTGTCTTACAATAAGCCATGTTTACGGAAAACTCGAAAACGACggaattgatttgaaaataatatataaagaaatgttAGAATTGCGCGACACCGTTCAGAAGATAGATAATGTCGTTCAAAAACAAATTGCCCGGATATACGATCTAGAAACAAAAGTTACTATCCAAAGAAACCATATTCAAGATTTAATGAGCGATAAGAAAACTGACATAGAATTCCGTCGGAAACTGGAACGACGTTTGAAAGTAATTGAGCAATCCGAATCGAAGGAGAATGGTGCGAAAAGCAGTACTATTTCTAAACACGAAAATGTGGATCAGCATGAACATACGGATTATAATAGTGAAATTGTTGATGGAATCGTTAAAGAAATGGTTGATCccaaattaaatgcaatttctcGGAAAGATAAGTTTTGAACACCTttactttgatattttgatacatattaTAATAGACtcagaaataatacaaaagtatgttttttaataatttgagaatggaaattggaaaTAGGTCGAAGAGACAATAAATCCGAATATAGAGTACATATTAACTCAtattattataatgaaataaaaaaaaaagtgattgtgtgattttccatttttatttgttttaattttccatttttttctttgtcacACCAAGCGGCATAACTCAGTTTTTTTCTTAACTGATCTCTGTTCTGTTATTGAATACactcagaaaaaaatgacaaagagGGAAACTCTTATGATATTCAAAATCACACAAAAAGGAACAGAATGATAAGATTTGAATATTGATTTGTTTAGATTGGATGCAAACAGATATTTATCGCATGATGCTGTTCGAGGTTTAGGTTCGCCATTCTATTACAAACTACACGTCTTTCATTTTCAGAGCGTCTTCTTTTACCACAAGATAACACTGATAGCGATGGACTTGTTGCTTTCTATTCATATATGTCCAATCCAGAAAACAACTCTAGTGCCAATCATACATTGATATATGACGTCTCCGTTACCAATCATACATTGATATATGACGTCTCCGTTACCAATGTTGAAAACGGTTATAATCATGTGACAGGAATCTTCACTGCACCAAGAAGTGGAGTTTACGTGTTCATATGGGTTACCCGAATTATGAACGGTGAACACCCCATCGAACTCATGATAAACAACGCTGTGTATGGGGTCACCTTCCTCCGAGGAAAGAATGGCGATGATGGCTCTGTAAGTTGGACGGTGGTGGCTAACGTTACTAAAGGCGATTCGGCCTTTGAACGCGTCCATTCCAAATATGCCGGTGATGGATACATTCATAGTAATGTATATGGTCGTCCATCATGTTCTGGCTGGCTTCTTCATTGACTGGAGGGAATATGAATAAGTCGAAaagaaacaatttgaaataaaatattgaattcaaGAATAGTTTCTGATATGATGTTTCTCAAGGTATCCTTTTcttatgtatatacattgtatatatatagccacTTTTCAATAGTATGATATTGTTTGATTCAATGATGTCCCATTGCCTTTTATTCTGTGTTTATAAtacaaattaactttaaaattggTCAATTACAGCAGAGAAGGGAATGAAGTATATTTGTCAACAATAAAATCACCTTTCAAAAAGAAAGGCGATAGATTCCGAAAAACACAGAAGTCAAAATCAAACTGAAAATGCCAAAGTAATATGGAGAAAAAACCGACTGAAAGACAAAACAAAGTATACAAAACGCAGTGATATTCAAATACAGAGGTAAAAAACAAGCAGTTAaatacaaactgacaatgccaacCCCGTTTAAAAGAGaagaacaaaagacaaaagaaagtaaacagtggttttcgtttgttgatgaggttcatataaaaaagaagatgtggtatgattgccaatgagacaactatccacaaaagaccaaaatgacacaaacattaacaactataggtcaccgtacggccttcaacaatgagcaaagcccatatcgcacagtcagctataaaaggccccgataagacaatgtaaaacaattcaaacgagaaaactaacggcctcatgtatgtaaaaaaatgaacgaaaaacaaatatgtaacaataaaaacataaacaaacgacaaccactgaattacaggctcctgacttgggacaggcacatacataaataatatggcggggttaaacatgtaagcgggaacccaaccctccccctaacctgggacagtggtataacagtacaacataagaacgaactataaaaatcagttgaaaaaggcataactcatcagatagacaaaaaatacaagtggacgtggccgggtacttatacatccc is part of the Mytilus trossulus isolate FHL-02 chromosome 13, PNRI_Mtr1.1.1.hap1, whole genome shotgun sequence genome and encodes:
- the LOC134695191 gene encoding collagen alpha-2(VIII) chain-like, whose product is MLELRETVQKLDNVVQKQSARICDLETTVTIQSNHIQDLMTDKKTDIEYRRKLERRLKVIENNFVGKFFDPKDYVAKSSNISPQENVDKQENTDYKSGIDGLVKEIVNPKLNAIFRKERFVLSQDNIASDGLVAFYSYMSHPEINPSAHLTLIYDVSVTNVGNGYNHVTGIFTAPTSGVYVFIWVTRVYFGEHPTQLMINNAVYGVTFLRARDGGDGSVSGTVVASVTKGDSVFVRVHSSYAGDGYIHSNEHGWPSFSGWLLR